In a single window of the Populus alba chromosome 16, ASM523922v2, whole genome shotgun sequence genome:
- the LOC118050468 gene encoding uncharacterized protein isoform X3, protein MSRLKCILRGLDFKTYIFLLVLVPLGILSMYLHGQKITYFLRPIWESPPKPFQIRPHYYHNNVSMENLCRLHGWGIRESPRRVYDAVLFSNEVDILTIRWKELYPYITQFVILEANSTFTGIPKPLLFATNRDRFKFIENRLTYGTVGGRFRKGENPFVEEAYQRVALDQLIRIAGIEDDDLLLMSDVDEIPSAHTINLLRWCDDTPPVLHLQLKNYLYSFEYYVDNKSWRASVHKFKKGKTRYAHYRQADVLLSDAGWHCSFCFRHISEFVFKMKAYSHYDRVRFSHYLNPKRIQNVICKGADLFDMLPEEYTFKEIIGKMGPIPHSYSAVHLPEFLLNNAEKYKYLLPGNCIRDSG, encoded by the coding sequence ATGTCTAGGCTGAAGTGTATCTTGCGAGGGTTGGATTTCAAGACCTATATATTCTTGTTGGTTCTTGTTCCATTAGGAATACTCAGTATGTATCTGCATGGCCAGAAGATCACCTATTTCCTGAGACCTATATGGGAATCTCCTCCAAAGCCCTTCCAGATACGTCCTCACTATTATCATAACAATGTATCAATGGAGAATCTTTGCAGGCTTCATGGTTGGGGGATTCGTGAATCCCCAAGACGAGTCTATGATGCAGTATTATTTAGTAATGAAGTAGACATTCTCACGATTCGATGGAAGGAATTATATCCTTACATAACACAGTTTGTTATTCTTGAAGCAAATTCAACATTTACAGGCATACCCAAACCATTGCTCTTTGCAACAAATCGGGACAGATTCAAATTTATAGAGAATCGGTTGACTTATGGGACAGTTGGAGGGAGATTCAGGAAAGGGGAAAACCCATTTGTAGAAGAAGCATACCAGAGAGTAGCACTGGACCAGCTTATTAGAATAGCCGGGATTGAAGATGATGATTTGCTATTAATGTCTGATGTTGATGAGATCCCCAGTGCTCACACAATTAATCTATTGAGGTGGTGCGATGACACGCCCCCAGTTCTTCATCTTCAGTTGAAGAACTACTTGTACTCTTTTGAATATTATGTTGATAACAAGAGCTGGCGGGCTTCTGTTCACAAGTTCAAGAAAGGGAAAACCAGATATGCGCACTATCGTCAGGCAGATGTCCTCTTGTCAGATGCGGGTTGGCATTGCAGCTTTTGCTTCCGCCACATCAGTGAGTTCGTATTTAAGATGAAAGCTTACAGCCATTATGATCGGGTTAGGTTCTCTCATTACCTGAACCCTAAAAGGATTCAGAATGTGATTTGCAAAGGGGCTGATCTGTTTGACATGCTACCTGAGGAATACACATTCAAGGAGATTATTGGGAAGATGGGTCCTATCCCTCATTCGTATTCAGCAGTCCATCTACCGGAATTTTTGTTGAATAATGCTGAGAAGTACAAATATCTCTTGCCCGGTAACTGCATAAGGGACAGTGGGTGA
- the LOC118050459 gene encoding CRM-domain containing factor CFM9, mitochondrial, whose amino-acid sequence MFAARNLQRSCFKTLYSLLQSSPKSNIVLFKDVAPKLACSNDIQPSFSLLNYPHNGWCRSMSTSKGRSMRSKVERRMRKESGKTLREIRRAKKLKKKLMTDEERLIYNLKRAKKKVALLLQKLKKYDLPELPSPLHDPELLTPEQLQAYKKIGFRNKNYVPVGVRGVFGGVVQNMHMHWKFHETVQVSCDNFPKEKIKEMATMIARLSGGIVVNVHNVKTIIMFRGRNYRQPKELIPLNTLTKRKALFKARFEQALESQKLNIKQIEQQLRRMGVNPEDPVAMASIQRVASTFFNAIDKKEGSPYVFHGDKGSMVEPHDHLEHLEPPADESDQEELDRFIAEIEDAADQEWAAEEAAEKEEFGKIRYWNREDYGGRIRSPEMHRSDVSDGEARGARHWRDGRDKRMSSNRDDDSDVSEGDNEWNVRDNSDHESDFYADHRSRGLRRKQDGIGRVYNAHDIKRKFEPEFKEKMAEEDSESEEMLSDLDNAMWQSDAEEEHVSRTSRAEASPVFKSSSDDEEDTYPLKRNEITRVTDPQSDAYDSDEVCDEFKISRSLKQKNGVGSFKRNAEANSRRKTFQEDSGSDDMYNDSKHAMWESDDEVDILRAGSEKDYNYRDSGESEDHLQKQREKHEANGKKVISRKEVDETWDSD is encoded by the exons ATGTTTGCTGCTAGGAACCTTCAAAGGAGTTGCTTTAAGACACTCTATTCTCTCCTTCAATCCAGTCCCAAAAG TAATATTGTGTTATTCAAGGATGTTGCTCCAAAACTTGCTTGTTCAAATGATATTCAACCAAGCTTTTCACTGTTGAATTATCCCCACAATGGATGGTGCCGTTCAATGTCTACTTCAAAAGGGAGGAGCATGAGGAGCAAGGTCGAAAGGCGGATGCGTAAAGAGTCTGGTAAAACACTCAGAGAGATTCGGAGAGcgaagaaattgaagaagaaattgatgACTGATGAGGAGAGGCTCATTTACAACCTCAAAAGA GCTAAGAAGAAAGTTGCATTGCTCCTAcagaagctaaaaaaatatgatctaCCTGAGTTGCCATCCCCATTGCATGACCCTGAGCTCCTGACACCTGAGCAGCTTCAAGCATATAAGAAGATTGGtttcagaaataaaaattaCGTTCCTGTTGGTGTCCGTGGAGTCTTTGGAGGAgttgtccaaaatatgcataTGCATTGGAAGTTTCATGAGACTGTGCAAGTAAGCTGTGACAACTTTcccaaagaaaaaatcaaggaaatggCTACCATGATAGCAAGACTAAGTGGAGGTATTGTGGTAAATGTTCATAACGTGAAGACAATTATCATGTTCAGAGGCAGAAACTATCGCCAACCAAAAGAGTTGATCCCTCTTAACACTCTTACAAAAAGGAAG GCACTGTTCAAGGCTAGGTTTGAGCAAGCTCTTGAATCTCAGAAGCTAAACATCAAGCAAATTGAACAGCAGCTCCGGCGAATGGGGGTAAACCCTGAGGATCCAGTTGCCATGGCCAGCATTCAGAGAGTAGCTTCCACATTCTTCAATGCTATTGACAAGAAGGAAGGAAGCCCTTATGTATTTCATGGTGACAAAGGGTCAATGGTGGAGCCCCATGATCATTTAGAACATTTGGAACCCCCTGCTGACGAGAGTGATCAAGAGGAGCTTGATAGGTTTATTGCTGAGATTGAGGATGCAGCAGATCAAGAGTGGGCTGCAGAAGAAGCTGCAGAGAAAGAAGAATTTGGTAAGATTAGATACTGGAACAGGGAAGATTATGGTGGGCGGATTAGGAGCCCAGAAATGCATAGAAGTGACGTTTCTGATGGTGAGGCAAGAGGAGCCAGGCATTGGAGAGATGGACGTGACAAACGGATGAGTTCTAATCGAGATGATGATAGTGATGTTTCTGAGGGTGATAATGAGTGGAATGTTAGAGATAATAGTGATCATGAGAGTGATTTTTATGCAGATCACAGATCTAGAGGGCTGCGGAGGAAGCAAGATGGGATTGGAAGGGTATATAATGCTCATgatatcaaaagaaaatttgaaccTGAATTCAAAGAAAAGATGGCTGAAGAAGATTCTGAATCAGAAGAAATGTTAAGTGATCTTGACAATGCAATGTGGCAATCAGATGCTGAGGAAGAACATGTCTCAAGAACATCAAGAGCGGAAGCAAGTCCTGTCTTTAAAAGCAGCAGTGATGATGAGGAGGATACATATCCCTTGAAGAGAAATGAGATCACCAGGGTAACTGATCCGCAGAGTGATGCCTATGACAGTGATGAAGTGTGTGACGAATTCAAAATATCAAGAAGTTTGAAGCAGAAGAACGGAGTTGGTTCTTTCAAGAGAAATGCTGAAGCAAATTCCAGAAGAAAGACGTTCCAGGAAGATTCTGGGTCAGATGATATGTATAATGATTCAAAACATGCGATGTGGGAATCAGATGACGAGGTAGACATATTAAGAGCAGGTAGTGAAAAGGATTATAATTACAGGGACAGTGGTGAAAGTGAAGATCACCTCCAGAAGCAAAGGGAGAAGCATGAAGCAAATGGTAAGAAGGTGATATCACGAAAAGAGGTGGATGAGACTTGGGACAGTGATTAG
- the LOC118050468 gene encoding uncharacterized protein isoform X2, producing the protein MSVGYYSSKKTDDICEDVCGQSSRAALSMSRLKCILRGLDFKTYIFLLVLVPLGILSMYLHGQKITYFLRPIWESPPKPFQIRPHYYHNNVSMENLCRLHGWGIRESPRRVYDAVLFSNEVDILTIRWKELYPYITQFVILEANSTFTGIPKPLLFATNRDRFKFIENRLTYGTVGGRFRKGENPFVEEAYQRVALDQLIRIAGIEDDDLLLMSDVDEIPSAHTINLLRWCDDTPPVLHLQLKNYLYSFEYYVDNKSWRASVHKFKKGKTRYAHYRQADVLLSDAGWHCSFCFRHISEFVFKMKAYSHYDRVRFSHYLNPKRIQNVICKGADLFDMLPEEYTFKEIIGKMGPIPHSYSAVHLPEFLLNNAEKYKYLLPGNCIRDSG; encoded by the exons ATGTCTGTTGGGTATTATAGTTCCAAGAAGACTGATGATATATGTGAGGATGTTTGTGGCCAG TCGTCTCGAGCAGCTCTGAGCATGTCTAGGCTGAAGTGTATCTTGCGAGGGTTGGATTTCAAGACCTATATATTCTTGTTGGTTCTTGTTCCATTAGGAATACTCAGTATGTATCTGCATGGCCAGAAGATCACCTATTTCCTGAGACCTATATGGGAATCTCCTCCAAAGCCCTTCCAGATACGTCCTCACTATTATCATAACAATGTATCAATGGAGAATCTTTGCAGGCTTCATGGTTGGGGGATTCGTGAATCCCCAAGACGAGTCTATGATGCAGTATTATTTAGTAATGAAGTAGACATTCTCACGATTCGATGGAAGGAATTATATCCTTACATAACACAGTTTGTTATTCTTGAAGCAAATTCAACATTTACAGGCATACCCAAACCATTGCTCTTTGCAACAAATCGGGACAGATTCAAATTTATAGAGAATCGGTTGACTTATGGGACAGTTGGAGGGAGATTCAGGAAAGGGGAAAACCCATTTGTAGAAGAAGCATACCAGAGAGTAGCACTGGACCAGCTTATTAGAATAGCCGGGATTGAAGATGATGATTTGCTATTAATGTCTGATGTTGATGAGATCCCCAGTGCTCACACAATTAATCTATTGAGGTGGTGCGATGACACGCCCCCAGTTCTTCATCTTCAGTTGAAGAACTACTTGTACTCTTTTGAATATTATGTTGATAACAAGAGCTGGCGGGCTTCTGTTCACAAGTTCAAGAAAGGGAAAACCAGATATGCGCACTATCGTCAGGCAGATGTCCTCTTGTCAGATGCGGGTTGGCATTGCAGCTTTTGCTTCCGCCACATCAGTGAGTTCGTATTTAAGATGAAAGCTTACAGCCATTATGATCGGGTTAGGTTCTCTCATTACCTGAACCCTAAAAGGATTCAGAATGTGATTTGCAAAGGGGCTGATCTGTTTGACATGCTACCTGAGGAATACACATTCAAGGAGATTATTGGGAAGATGGGTCCTATCCCTCATTCGTATTCAGCAGTCCATCTACCGGAATTTTTGTTGAATAATGCTGAGAAGTACAAATATCTCTTGCCCGGTAACTGCATAAGGGACAGTGGGTGA
- the LOC118050468 gene encoding uncharacterized protein isoform X1, producing MSVGYYSSKKTDDICEDVCGQQSSRAALSMSRLKCILRGLDFKTYIFLLVLVPLGILSMYLHGQKITYFLRPIWESPPKPFQIRPHYYHNNVSMENLCRLHGWGIRESPRRVYDAVLFSNEVDILTIRWKELYPYITQFVILEANSTFTGIPKPLLFATNRDRFKFIENRLTYGTVGGRFRKGENPFVEEAYQRVALDQLIRIAGIEDDDLLLMSDVDEIPSAHTINLLRWCDDTPPVLHLQLKNYLYSFEYYVDNKSWRASVHKFKKGKTRYAHYRQADVLLSDAGWHCSFCFRHISEFVFKMKAYSHYDRVRFSHYLNPKRIQNVICKGADLFDMLPEEYTFKEIIGKMGPIPHSYSAVHLPEFLLNNAEKYKYLLPGNCIRDSG from the exons ATGTCTGTTGGGTATTATAGTTCCAAGAAGACTGATGATATATGTGAGGATGTTTGTGGCCAG CAGTCGTCTCGAGCAGCTCTGAGCATGTCTAGGCTGAAGTGTATCTTGCGAGGGTTGGATTTCAAGACCTATATATTCTTGTTGGTTCTTGTTCCATTAGGAATACTCAGTATGTATCTGCATGGCCAGAAGATCACCTATTTCCTGAGACCTATATGGGAATCTCCTCCAAAGCCCTTCCAGATACGTCCTCACTATTATCATAACAATGTATCAATGGAGAATCTTTGCAGGCTTCATGGTTGGGGGATTCGTGAATCCCCAAGACGAGTCTATGATGCAGTATTATTTAGTAATGAAGTAGACATTCTCACGATTCGATGGAAGGAATTATATCCTTACATAACACAGTTTGTTATTCTTGAAGCAAATTCAACATTTACAGGCATACCCAAACCATTGCTCTTTGCAACAAATCGGGACAGATTCAAATTTATAGAGAATCGGTTGACTTATGGGACAGTTGGAGGGAGATTCAGGAAAGGGGAAAACCCATTTGTAGAAGAAGCATACCAGAGAGTAGCACTGGACCAGCTTATTAGAATAGCCGGGATTGAAGATGATGATTTGCTATTAATGTCTGATGTTGATGAGATCCCCAGTGCTCACACAATTAATCTATTGAGGTGGTGCGATGACACGCCCCCAGTTCTTCATCTTCAGTTGAAGAACTACTTGTACTCTTTTGAATATTATGTTGATAACAAGAGCTGGCGGGCTTCTGTTCACAAGTTCAAGAAAGGGAAAACCAGATATGCGCACTATCGTCAGGCAGATGTCCTCTTGTCAGATGCGGGTTGGCATTGCAGCTTTTGCTTCCGCCACATCAGTGAGTTCGTATTTAAGATGAAAGCTTACAGCCATTATGATCGGGTTAGGTTCTCTCATTACCTGAACCCTAAAAGGATTCAGAATGTGATTTGCAAAGGGGCTGATCTGTTTGACATGCTACCTGAGGAATACACATTCAAGGAGATTATTGGGAAGATGGGTCCTATCCCTCATTCGTATTCAGCAGTCCATCTACCGGAATTTTTGTTGAATAATGCTGAGAAGTACAAATATCTCTTGCCCGGTAACTGCATAAGGGACAGTGGGTGA